A window of Pyrinomonadaceae bacterium genomic DNA:
TCGGCAAAATCGTCAACGAGCCGTTCGAACGACGCCACACGTCGCCCGAGGAAGAGATAGAGCCAAGAGGTCTTTAAGGCGATCACAACAAGCTCGGCAAATTCGCGCAGCCGGTTACTCTTGACCGGGGGCGCTCCGAGAGATCCGTTCGCTCCGACGAAGCTGTTGAATGCAGCAACCAGGGCATCGCCGAAGGGCGCCGTGCGAAGCACTGTGTGGATGTTCGTCAGGTTGTAATACATCCTGGCGCCGTGAACGCCGATGATGTGGCGGAGTGCATCGTCCATCGCAGCGATCCGCCGTTGCGAGAGGCCAAAAGCGTGGGCCAGATTTCGAAAATAGTGGGCGTAACCGGCGCTCGCGATCGAGTAGAGGAAGGGGGAGACGGGCTCCGGAAAGTTCTCGTTGATGTTGGCATCCGACCAGCGCACCGGGCGCCCGTGGGGAAGCGGCGCATTTACAGTCACGCTGGCGGTGATCGGACGCGACTGCACGATCTGAAGCGAGCCCGCCTGGTCGATCGCCCACTCAACGTCCTGTGCTCCGCCGAGCCCTTTTTCGAGCACCGCGGCGAGCCGGGCAAGCTCGGCGCGCCTGGCTCGAGAGAACAACTGGTTCTCGACGTTCTTGACTGATCGCTCGCCGGCGGAAAGCGCCTGGAATCCGGTCCCGTCTCGCTGAAGCACGAACCGCCCGGGATCGATCGCGCCGGCCACGAGCGCGTCACCAAGTCCTGGTGTGTACTCGACCAGAATTGTTCCTGCGGCGGTGCGGGTAAACAGGACGCCGGCGGCAACAGCGTCAACCTGGGTTTGCACGACGACACCCATGCCCCGAACTTCAAATCCTCGAGCGGCGCGGTATGCGATCGCGCGCTCGGACCAACATGAAGCCCAGCAGGCCAGCAAGGCATTCTCCAGTCCTGCCAAAGTTCGCACGTGAAGAATGGAATCAAGCTGCCCGGCGAACGAGGCTCGCTCGGAATCCTCGCCGACAGCCGAACTGCGCACGACGACTGGCCCACGACTGAGCAGCGCCTCGGCGGACGCAGCCAACAAATCGGAAAGCTTTGGCGAGAGGGAAGTATTGACAATCAGATCGCGAATGCGCGCCGACAACTGTCGTTGGGTCGCGAGACCGAGTTCCCCGGGAAGCGATCTGGTCTTCCACTGCGGCAGCGCGCGGATCTTCTCGGTCAGATCATTCTCTTCCAGGTGCGAGGCGAAAGCGGGCGCTGTAACGACAAAGCCGCTGGGCACGCGAAGACCAAGCTGCGAGATCCGGCAGAGGTTATACGCCTTACCGCCGACGAGCTCGGGAAGCGTCGCCTCGTCGAGCGGGACTATGTAGCCGGTGCTTTGCAGCACAGGCGCGGCTCGGACGGCAGCGGTTGTCATGCCGGTCGCCTCTTAA
This region includes:
- a CDS encoding PEP/pyruvate-binding domain-containing protein, whose protein sequence is MTTAAVRAAPVLQSTGYIVPLDEATLPELVGGKAYNLCRISQLGLRVPSGFVVTAPAFASHLEENDLTEKIRALPQWKTRSLPGELGLATQRQLSARIRDLIVNTSLSPKLSDLLAASAEALLSRGPVVVRSSAVGEDSERASFAGQLDSILHVRTLAGLENALLACWASCWSERAIAYRAARGFEVRGMGVVVQTQVDAVAAGVLFTRTAAGTILVEYTPGLGDALVAGAIDPGRFVLQRDGTGFQALSAGERSVKNVENQLFSRARRAELARLAAVLEKGLGGAQDVEWAIDQAGSLQIVQSRPITASVTVNAPLPHGRPVRWSDANINENFPEPVSPFLYSIASAGYAHYFRNLAHAFGLSQRRIAAMDDALRHIIGVHGARMYYNLTNIHTVLRTAPFGDALVAAFNSFVGANGSLGAPPVKSNRLREFAELVVIALKTSWLYLFLGRRVASFERLVDDFAERTEPQRLASLPLRDLRLLLNELMDIRCHRWINASLADAAAMVCYAMLRRQVEQVSDGKSGALHNTLLKAIPQLVSGEPVQHLWELSRAVRTEPVLRTLFECEAESVVDQLAVNPEFADFRARFEEYLQRWGFRCSAELMLTAPSFQEQPELLVETIRAYARLDGESPDATLSRQLAERELETRRLLRKLRGRPISWWLPFVSRAAVLRTVLRWTQAAIAYRERARLKQALLYSRCRRVALALGDRLVARGHLARQEDVFWLTVTEVDELAGGSAMFPHHVQELAAFRKRAHERLAAMHPADNFTLSEGEYLPLDGHTPGNETWPRNGHANPANGGSRTLRGAGACGGCVTGRAVVLSDASEAGRLAAEDILITRQTDPGWAPVFFLIKGLVIERGGMLSHGAIVAREFGIPCVVGVAHATRELFQAGEIEVDGDRGEVHVLD